In a single window of the Rhodamnia argentea isolate NSW1041297 chromosome 2, ASM2092103v1, whole genome shotgun sequence genome:
- the LOC115750712 gene encoding 60S ribosomal protein L3-like produces MSHRKFEHPRHGSLGFLPRKRAARHRGKVKAFPKDDPSKPPRLTAFLGYKAGMTHIVREVEKPGSKLHKKETCEAVTVIETPPMVVVGVVGYVKTPRGLRTLNTVWAQHLSEEVRRRFYKNWCKSKKKAFTKYSKQYETEEGKKNIQAQLEKMKKYASVIRVLAHTQITKMKGLKQKKAHLMEIQVNGGTVAQKVDYAYGFFEKHIPVDAVFQKDEMIDIIGVTKGKGYEGVVTRWGVTRLPRKTHRGLRKVACIGAWHPARVSFTVARAGQNGYHHRTEMNKKVYKVGKTGQESHTALTEFDRTEKDITPMGGFPHYGVVKDDYLMIKGGCVGPKKRVVTLRQSLLKQTSRVALEDIKLKFIDTSSKFGHGRFQTTQEKQKYYGRLKA; encoded by the exons ATGTCTCACCGGAAGTTTGAGCATCCTAGGCATGGATCCCTTGGATTTCTGCCGAGGAAGAGGGCTGCTCGCCACAGGGGAAAAG TGAAGGCTTTTCCAAAGGATGATCCTAGCAAGCCCCCCAGGCTGACTGCGTTCCTGGGCTACAAGGCAGGGATGACGCATATTGTCAGAGAAGTAGAAAAGCCTGGATCAA agCTTCACAAGAAGGAAACATGTGAAGCTGTGACTGTGATCGAGACACCTCCCATGGTGGTGGTTGGTGTTGTGGGTTATGTTAAGACTCCACGTGGCCTGCGTACATTGAACACAGTCTGGGCTCAGCATTTGAGTGAGGAAGTGAGACGTAGGTTCTACAAGAATTGGTGCAAGTCCAAGAAGAAGGCATTTACCAAATACTCAAAGCAGTATGAGactgaagaaggaaagaagaatatCCAAGCTCAGCTTGAAAAGATGAAGAAGTATGCTTCTGTGATTAGGGTTTTGGCTCACACTCAG ATTACAAAGATGAAAGGATTGAAGCAGAAGAAGGCACACCTTATGGAGATTCAGGTTAATGGTGGTACTGTTGCTCAAAAGGTGGACTATGCATATGGATTCTTTGAGAAGCATATTCCTGTTGATGCTGTTTTCCAGAAGGATGAGATGATCGATATCATTGGTGTGACTAAAGGTAAGGGTTATGAAGGTGTTGTGACCCGTTGGGGCGTCACTCGTCTTCCCCGTAAGACTCACAGAGGCTTGCGGAAGGTGGCTTGTATCGGTGCTTGGCATCCTGCCAGAGTTTCCTTCACAGTTGCTAGGGCGGGTCAGAATGGCTACCATCACCGCACTGAAATGAACAAGAAAGTTTACAAGGTTGGCAAGACTGGCCAGGAATCTCACACAGCACTTACCGAGTTTGACAG GACTGAGAAAGACATAACCCCCATGGGTGGCTTCCCTCACTATGGTGTTGTGAAAGATGATTACCTTATGATCAAAGGTGGCTGTGTTGGACCTAAGAAAAGGGTTGTCACGCTGCGTCAGTCCTTGCTCAAGCAGACATCTCGCGTGGCTCTTGAAGATATCAAGCTCAAGTTCATAGACACTTCGTCAAAGTTTGGACATGGGCGATTCCAGACAACACAGGAGAAGCAGAAGTATTACGGACGCCTGAAGGCTTAG